Proteins encoded together in one Quercus lobata isolate SW786 chromosome 3, ValleyOak3.0 Primary Assembly, whole genome shotgun sequence window:
- the LOC115981097 gene encoding stemmadenine O-acetyltransferase-like, giving the protein MKVHIEVIHNETIKPSSPTPHHLRHYKLSFLDQISPPVFMPLVLFYPKEDCTNLTNSSEQSNRIKKSLSDALTRFYPLAGRVKSNLYIDCNDEGVYYVEANVDCQLHEFLEDPIPAELNKFLPCALDDGNELPAIVQVTLFSCGGIAVGLGISHKVADGLSFFVFLNTWAAIARGDSDIASPRLDSAKLFPPKALTGFEPRTGIVKENIVAKRFVFDASAIAALRAKYTDNTSIEHATRPTRIEALSAFIWSRFMASTQPKSDPNKIYTVLHAINLRTRLDPPLPNNYFGNISRIAISVPSMDADNRCSDIVNQVRNSIRDVNVDYVKKLQESEGHLNFMKERAASISKGEVVPFSFTSLCRFPIYEADFGWGKPVWVGSARLTFKNLVTFFDTNSGNGIEAWVNLKEKDMAKFERDEEFLTYVSSTPNVKTTVL; this is encoded by the coding sequence ATGAAGGTTCACATTGAAGTTATTCACAACGAGACCATCAAACCTTCTTCTCCAACTCCACACCATCTTCGCCATTACAAGCTTTCCTTTCTTGATCAAATATCACCCCCAGTTTTCATGCCCTTGGTTCTCTTCTACCCTAAGGAAGATTGCACTAATCTGACTAACTCATCAGAGCAAAGTAATCGGATTAAGAAATCCTTGTCCGATGCCTTAACCCGATTCTATCCACTAGCAGGACGGGTTAAGAGCAATCTTTATATTGACTGCAATGATGAGGGTGTGTACTATGTGGAAGCCAACGTTGATTGCCAGCTCCATGAATTTCTTGAGGATCCAATCCCTGCTGAGCTCAATAAATTTCTACCATGTGCACTAGACGATGGGAACGAATTACCTGCAATCGTCCAAGTCACTTTGTTCAGCTGTGGAGGGATTGCCGTTGGTCTTGGCATATCTCACAAAGTTGCGGACGGCTTGTCATTCTTCGTGTTTCTCAACACTTGGGCTGCTATTGCTCGCGGCGATAGCGATATAGCTAGCCCTCGACTCGATTCAGCCAAGCTTTTTCCTCCGAAAGCTTTGACTGGCTTCGAACCAAGGACCGGGATTGTGAAGGAAAACATTGTGGCAAAGAGGTTTGTCTTCGATGCCTCTGCCATAGCAGCTCTTAGAGCCAAATACACTGACAACACAAGCATCGAACATGCAACACGGCCTACTCGCATTGAAGCCTTATCAGCTTTCATATGGAGCCGCTTCATGGCTTCTACTCAACCTAAATCAGACCCAAATAAGATCTACACAGTTCTCCATGCTATCAACCTACGTACTAGGCTTGACCCTCCTCTTCCTAATAACTATTTTGGGAACATAAGCCGAATAGCAATCTCAGTGCCATCCATGGATGCAGATAATAGGTGCTCTGACATTGTTAACCAAGTGAGGAATTCAATAAGGGACGTGAACGTGGATTACGTGAAGAAACTTCAAGAAAGTGAGGGTCATCTGAATTTCATGAAAGAGCGCGCTGCAAGCATCTCAAAGGGAGAGGTAGTACCCTTCAGCTTCACCAGCTTGTGCAGGTTCCCTATATATGAGGCTGATTTTGGGTGGGGGAAGCCGGTCTGGGTTGGCTCGGCTAGGTTGACGTTCAAGAATCTTGTTACTTTCTTTGACACTAACTCCGGAAATGGAATTGAGGCATGGgtaaacttgaaagaaaaagacatggCTAAATTTGAAAGGGATGAGGAATTCCTCACGTATGTTTCATCGACCCCAAATGTGAAAACTACAGTGTTATAA